The Naumannella cuiyingiana DNA window CGTCGTCGTGCCGGCGGTGATCGCGCCGTGATAGCCGGTCGGGAAGATGTCGGACAGCATCGTCAGGTCCAAGATCTTCTCCAGGGCCTGATCGCGGTCGGGGAACTTCAGCAGGTTGAAGTCGGCGTACGGCACCATCACATAGTCCGCCTGCCCGCCGATCCAGCCGCCCATGTCCACGTAGCCGTACGCGGCACCGGGCCTTGCCGGATTGACGTTCAGGCAGATCCCGGTCTTGCCCTCGTTGCACAGCCGACACCGACCGCAGGCGATGTTGAACGGCGTCGAGACGATGTCGCCCTTCTTGACGAAGAGCACGTCCTCCCCGGTCTCGACGACCTCACCGGTGATCTCGTGCCCGAGCGTCTGCCCCACGGGCGCGGTGGTACGCCCGCGCACCATGTGTTGGTCGGAGCCGCAGATGTTGGTGGTGACCAGCTTGAGAATGACCGCGTGTGGGGCCTTCTGTGCGATACCGAAGTGACTCGCGACCTCCTCGGGGATCTCCAGCTTCGGGTAGTCGATCGACTCGACCGCCACCTTCCCGGGACCCTGGTACACGACGACGCGGTTGGAGTCAGCCATGACTCATCCTTTCCTCGGATGACTCCACAATGCGCCGACATCGACGCTCTGGCTACCCCTTGCCGGCGACTGCTCCATCCGCGACATACTCGGCCAGGTGCTGGCCGGTGAGCGTCGAGCCGTCGGCGACGAGCTGCGCCGGCGTACCCTCGAACACCACGCGGCCGCCGTCGTGGCCCGCGCCCGGGCCGATGTCGATGATCCAGTCCGCGTGCGCCATCACCGCCTGGTGGTGCTCGATCACGATCACCGACTTGCCCGAGTCCACCAGGCCGTCCAGCAGCTCCAGCAGTTGCTCGACATCGGCCAGGTGCAGGCCCGTCGTCGGCTCGTCGAGGATCAGCACGTCCCCGCCCTTCTCCCCCATCTGCGTCGCGAGCTTCAGTCGCTGGCGCTCGCCGCCGGACAGCGTGGTGAGCGGCTGCCCGAGGCTGAGATAGCCCAGCCCGACGGCCGCCAACCGTTCCAGGATCTTGTGTGCGGCAGGGGTACGCGCGTCGCCCTCGGCGAAGAATCGCTCCGCCTCCGCGACGGGCATCGCCAACACCTCGCTGATGTCAGAGCCGCCCAGCTTGTAGTCCAGCACCGCCGCCTGGAAGCGCTTGCCCCCGCATTCCTCGCAGGTCGTGGCCACGGTCTCCATGAAGCCCAGCTCGGTGTAGACGACGCCGGCGCCCTTGCACACCGGGCAGGCGCCCTCGGAGTTGGCGCTGAACAGGGCGGGCTTGACGCCGTTGGCCTTCGCGAAGGCCTTGCGGATCGGGTCGAGCAGGCCGGTGTAGGTGGCCGGGTTGCTGCGCCGCGAGCCCTTGATCGCGCCCTGGTCGATCGCGATCACGCCGTCGCGGTTGCCCAGCGATCCGTGGATCAGGGAGCTCTTGCCGGATCCGGCGACCCCGGTGATCACGCACAGCACACCGCGCGGTACGTCGACGTCGACGTCTTGCAGGTTGTGGGTCGTCGCGCCGCGGATCTCCAGCGCACCGGTCGACTCGCGCACCTCGTCCTTCACCCGCGCCCGGTCGTCCAGGTGCCGTCCGGTCAGGGTGTCGCTGGCCCGCAGGTCCTCGACCGTTCCCTCGAAGCAGATCGTGCCGCCGCCCGATCCGGCACCCGGGCCGAGGTCGACGACGTGATCGGCGACGGCGATCGCCTCCGGCTTGTGCTCCACCACGAGCACGGTGTTTCCCTTGTCCCGCAGGCGGATCAGCAGGTCGTTCATCCGCCGGATGTCGTGCGGGTGAAGCCCGATGGTCGGCTCGTCGAAGACATAGGTGATGTCGGTCAGCGAGGAACCGAGGTGCTTGATCATCTTCGTCCGCTGCGCCTCGCCGCCCGACAGCGAACCGGACGAACGATCCAGGCTCAGGTAGCCCAGCCCGATCTCCACGAACGAGTCCAGGCTGTCGCGCAGGGCCTTCAGCAGCGGCGCCACCGATGGGTCGTCGATCCGGCGTACCCACTCGGCGAGATCGCTGATCTGCATCGCGTTCGCGTCGGCGATGCTGACGCCGTCGATCTTGGACGAACGCGCCCCCTCGTTCAGTCGGGTGCCGGCGCACTCCGGGCAGACGTCGAAGGCGATGGCCCGGTCCACGAACGCTCGGATGTGCGGCTGCATCGCCTCGCGATCCTTGCTCAGCATCGACTTCTGGATCCGCGGGATCAGGCCTTCGTAGGTGACGTTGATGCCCTCGACCTTGATCTTGGTCGGCGGCTTGTGCAACAGATCGTTGAGCTGCTTCTTGGTGAACTTCTTGATCGGCTTGTCGGGATCGAAGAAGCCCGCGCCGCGGAAGATCCGGCCGTACCAGCCGTCCATGCTGTAGCCCGGGATCTTCAGCGCGCCATCGTTGAGCGAGAGCTCCTCGTCGTACAGCGCGGTGAGGTCGAAGTCGCTGACCCGGCCGGTGCCCTCGCAGCGCGGGCACATCCCGCCGGTGATCGAGAAGTCCCGGCGCTCCTTGACCTGCTCTCCCCCGCGCTCCGGCGTGACCGCGCCGGCGCCGCTGATCGACGCGACATTGAACGAGTACGCCTGGGGCGAGCCGATGTGTGGCTCGCCCAGCCGGCTGAACAGGATCCGCAACATGGTGCCGGTGTCCGTCACCGTGCCGACGGTCGACCGAGGATTGGCGCCCAGCCGCTCCTGATCGACGATGATCGCGGTGGTCAGGCCCTCCAGCAGGTCCACATCGGGCCGGTCCATCCGTGGCATGAAGCCCTGGACGAACGCGCTGTAGGTCTCGTTGATCATCCGCTGCGACTCGGCGGCGATGGTCGCGAAGACCAGTGAGCTCTTGCCCGACCCGGATACCCCGGTGAACACCGTGAGCCGCCGCTTGGGCAGTTCGACGCTGATGTCGCGCAGATTGTTCTCCCGGGCACCCCGTACCCGGATCGTGTCGTGGTTGTCGGCGATGTGCGGCGTGGTCGACATTGCTCTCCCGTCCCTGACTCGGCCGCGCTCGACTCTAGTCGACCGTCAACGGTCCCGGCGCTGGTTGCCGCGGGTGAGGTTCGTCGCCGACCGCGGCCTGGGCCTGCCACAGCTCGCGCTTCAACTGCTCGCGGATCTCGCCGTAGGCGGGGTCGTGGTACACGTTGTGCAGCTCGTCCGGGTCGTTCGCCAGGTCGTAGAGCTCCCATTCGGGCGGGTAGGTGTAGGGGCCGGAGCCCGGGACCCCCAGGCCGTCGTTGTAGAAGTAGATGATCTTGTAGCGTTCCGTGCGCAGGCCATAGTGCGCCAGGACGTGATGGTCGGAGGAGTCGTTCTCCCAGTACCGGTAGTACAGGCCGTCGCGGGCCGGCTCCGGCGTACCTGGCGCGAGATCGCGCCAGAAGCTTCTCCCCTGCATCCGCGGATCCGGCTGGACCCCGGCCGC harbors:
- a CDS encoding ATP-binding cassette domain-containing protein translates to MSTTPHIADNHDTIRVRGARENNLRDISVELPKRRLTVFTGVSGSGKSSLVFATIAAESQRMINETYSAFVQGFMPRMDRPDVDLLEGLTTAIIVDQERLGANPRSTVGTVTDTGTMLRILFSRLGEPHIGSPQAYSFNVASISGAGAVTPERGGEQVKERRDFSITGGMCPRCEGTGRVSDFDLTALYDEELSLNDGALKIPGYSMDGWYGRIFRGAGFFDPDKPIKKFTKKQLNDLLHKPPTKIKVEGINVTYEGLIPRIQKSMLSKDREAMQPHIRAFVDRAIAFDVCPECAGTRLNEGARSSKIDGVSIADANAMQISDLAEWVRRIDDPSVAPLLKALRDSLDSFVEIGLGYLSLDRSSGSLSGGEAQRTKMIKHLGSSLTDITYVFDEPTIGLHPHDIRRMNDLLIRLRDKGNTVLVVEHKPEAIAVADHVVDLGPGAGSGGGTICFEGTVEDLRASDTLTGRHLDDRARVKDEVRESTGALEIRGATTHNLQDVDVDVPRGVLCVITGVAGSGKSSLIHGSLGNRDGVIAIDQGAIKGSRRSNPATYTGLLDPIRKAFAKANGVKPALFSANSEGACPVCKGAGVVYTELGFMETVATTCEECGGKRFQAAVLDYKLGGSDISEVLAMPVAEAERFFAEGDARTPAAHKILERLAAVGLGYLSLGQPLTTLSGGERQRLKLATQMGEKGGDVLILDEPTTGLHLADVEQLLELLDGLVDSGKSVIVIEHHQAVMAHADWIIDIGPGAGHDGGRVVFEGTPAQLVADGSTLTGQHLAEYVADGAVAGKG